The following are encoded in a window of Castanea sativa cultivar Marrone di Chiusa Pesio chromosome 9, ASM4071231v1 genomic DNA:
- the LOC142609847 gene encoding B3 domain-containing protein Os11g0156000-like isoform X1, giving the protein MSINHYSSDLPETLWWTQLQLQQYHHQQQSTFMDPNQNPFSSSSSLKPNLSWNPQLYHHQHHQTWLDSQNSQDPMFRNPNTPFNFNLNDENDNDEDLDDQNPTSQPQEFEQQQQQQQQPDDHQENEEEAAAQQKEHMFEKPLTPSDVGKLNRLVIPKQHAEKYFPLGGDSSDKGLLLSFEDESGKCWRFRYSYWNSSQSYVLTKGWSRYVKEKRLDAGDVVLFERHRTDCDRLFIGWRRRGSVAAHDSSCGAGGSGGGVVAHNSTTTSACASGAVSEAWTRAFYNTHPYPTHHHHHHQQHHSQPLPYQPDSCLHAAESSSSQVENQTTPVGNSKILRLFGVNLECQTEDESVPSELPDHDHNHASSTYQHYYHHQHDNSSSVPHDHMDNSNVNQMRDRRG; this is encoded by the exons ATGTCCATAAACCATTACTCTTCAGACCTTCCAGAAACACTTTGGTGGACTCAACTTCAACTCCAACAATATCATCACCAACAACAAAGCACTTTCATGGACCCAAATCAAAACCccttttcatcttcatcttctttaaaACCAAACCTTTCTTGGAACCCCCAACTCTATCATCACCAACACCACCAAACCTGGCTTGACTCTCAAAATTCCCAGGACCCAATGTTTCGAAACCCAAACACACCCTTCAACTTCAACCTCAACGATGAAAACGACAACGACGAAGACCTCGACGACCAAAACCCCACCAGTCAACCCCAAGAATtcgaacaacaacaacaacaacaacaacaacctgATGATCATCAGGAAAacgaagaagaagcagcagcgCAGCAAAAAGAACACATGTTCGAGAAGCCATTGACACCAAGCGACGTGGGCAAGCTGAACCGCCTCGTAATCCCAAAGCAACACGCGGAGAAGTACTTCCCACTCGGCGGCGACTCAAGCGACAAGGGGTTGCTACTGAGTTTCGAGGACGAGTCAGGAAAGTGCTGGCGATTCCGCTACTCGTATTGGAACAGCAGCCAGAGCTACGTGCTGACCAAAGGCTGGAGCCGCTATGTTAAGGAGAAGAGGCTCGATGCTGGTGATGTCGTCTTGTTTGAACGACACCGTACCGACTGTGACCGATTGTTCATTGGGTGGAGACGACGTGGATCCGTGGCTGCGCATGATAGCAGCTGTGGTGCTGGTGGCAGTGGTGGAGGTGTGGTCGCACACAATAGTACTACAACTAGTGCTTGTGCTAGTGGGGCTGTTTCTGAAGCGTGGACCAGAGCGTTCTATAATACGCACCCTTATCCTacgcatcatcatcatcatcatcaacaacatcATAGTCAGCCCCTCCCATACCAACCTGACTCATGTCTTCATGCAG CAGAGTCATCATCATCACaagttgagaatcaaacgaCGCCGGTTGGGAACTCGAAGATACTTAGGCTGTTTGGGGTGAACTTGGAGTGTCAGACTGAGGATGAATCAGTGCCGTCCGAACTGCCAGATCATGATCATAATCATGCCTCGTCAACTTACCAGCACTATTACCATCATCAACATGACAATTCTTCTTCAGTCCCTCATGATCACATG GATAACTCTAATGTCAACCAGATGAGAGATCGCCGAGGATAA
- the LOC142609847 gene encoding B3 domain-containing protein At3g11580-like isoform X3, with protein MSINHYSSDLPETLWWTQLQLQQYHHQQQSTFMDPNQNPFSSSSSLKPNLSWNPQLYHHQHHQTWLDSQNSQDPMFRNPNTPFNFNLNDENDNDEDLDDQNPTSQPQEFEQQQQQQQQPDDHQENEEEAAAQQKEHMFEKPLTPSDVGKLNRLVIPKQHAEKYFPLGGDSSDKGLLLSFEDESGKCWRFRYSYWNSSQSYVLTKGWSRYVKEKRLDAGDVVLFERHRTDCDRLFIGWRRRGSVAAHDSSCGAGGSGGGVVAHNSTTTSACASGAVSEAWTRAFYNTHPYPTHHHHHHQQHHSQPLPYQPDSCLHAAESSSSQVENQTTPVGNSKILRLFGVNLECQTEDESVPSELPDHDHNHASSTYQHYYHHQHDNSSSVPHDHMMRDRRG; from the exons ATGTCCATAAACCATTACTCTTCAGACCTTCCAGAAACACTTTGGTGGACTCAACTTCAACTCCAACAATATCATCACCAACAACAAAGCACTTTCATGGACCCAAATCAAAACCccttttcatcttcatcttctttaaaACCAAACCTTTCTTGGAACCCCCAACTCTATCATCACCAACACCACCAAACCTGGCTTGACTCTCAAAATTCCCAGGACCCAATGTTTCGAAACCCAAACACACCCTTCAACTTCAACCTCAACGATGAAAACGACAACGACGAAGACCTCGACGACCAAAACCCCACCAGTCAACCCCAAGAATtcgaacaacaacaacaacaacaacaacaacctgATGATCATCAGGAAAacgaagaagaagcagcagcgCAGCAAAAAGAACACATGTTCGAGAAGCCATTGACACCAAGCGACGTGGGCAAGCTGAACCGCCTCGTAATCCCAAAGCAACACGCGGAGAAGTACTTCCCACTCGGCGGCGACTCAAGCGACAAGGGGTTGCTACTGAGTTTCGAGGACGAGTCAGGAAAGTGCTGGCGATTCCGCTACTCGTATTGGAACAGCAGCCAGAGCTACGTGCTGACCAAAGGCTGGAGCCGCTATGTTAAGGAGAAGAGGCTCGATGCTGGTGATGTCGTCTTGTTTGAACGACACCGTACCGACTGTGACCGATTGTTCATTGGGTGGAGACGACGTGGATCCGTGGCTGCGCATGATAGCAGCTGTGGTGCTGGTGGCAGTGGTGGAGGTGTGGTCGCACACAATAGTACTACAACTAGTGCTTGTGCTAGTGGGGCTGTTTCTGAAGCGTGGACCAGAGCGTTCTATAATACGCACCCTTATCCTacgcatcatcatcatcatcatcaacaacatcATAGTCAGCCCCTCCCATACCAACCTGACTCATGTCTTCATGCAG CAGAGTCATCATCATCACaagttgagaatcaaacgaCGCCGGTTGGGAACTCGAAGATACTTAGGCTGTTTGGGGTGAACTTGGAGTGTCAGACTGAGGATGAATCAGTGCCGTCCGAACTGCCAGATCATGATCATAATCATGCCTCGTCAACTTACCAGCACTATTACCATCATCAACATGACAATTCTTCTTCAGTCCCTCATGATCACATG ATGAGAGATCGCCGAGGATAA
- the LOC142609847 gene encoding B3 domain-containing protein Os11g0156000-like isoform X4, producing MSINHYSSDLPETLWWTQLQLQQYHHQQQSTFMDPNQNPFSSSSSLKPNLSWNPQLYHHQHHQTWLDSQNSQDPMFRNPNTPFNFNLNDENDNDEDLDDQNPTSQPQEFEQQQQQQQQPDDHQENEEEAAAQQKEHMFEKPLTPSDVGKLNRLVIPKQHAEKYFPLGGDSSDKGLLLSFEDESGKCWRFRYSYWNSSQSYVLTKGWSRYVKEKRLDAGDVVLFERHRTDCDRLFIGWRRRGSVAAHDSSCGAGGSGGGVVAHNSTTTSACASGAVSEAWTRAFYNTHPYPTHHHHHHQQHHSQPLPYQPDSCLHAESSSSQVENQTTPVGNSKILRLFGVNLECQTEDESVPSELPDHDHNHASSTYQHYYHHQHDNSSSVPHDHMMRDRRG from the exons ATGTCCATAAACCATTACTCTTCAGACCTTCCAGAAACACTTTGGTGGACTCAACTTCAACTCCAACAATATCATCACCAACAACAAAGCACTTTCATGGACCCAAATCAAAACCccttttcatcttcatcttctttaaaACCAAACCTTTCTTGGAACCCCCAACTCTATCATCACCAACACCACCAAACCTGGCTTGACTCTCAAAATTCCCAGGACCCAATGTTTCGAAACCCAAACACACCCTTCAACTTCAACCTCAACGATGAAAACGACAACGACGAAGACCTCGACGACCAAAACCCCACCAGTCAACCCCAAGAATtcgaacaacaacaacaacaacaacaacaacctgATGATCATCAGGAAAacgaagaagaagcagcagcgCAGCAAAAAGAACACATGTTCGAGAAGCCATTGACACCAAGCGACGTGGGCAAGCTGAACCGCCTCGTAATCCCAAAGCAACACGCGGAGAAGTACTTCCCACTCGGCGGCGACTCAAGCGACAAGGGGTTGCTACTGAGTTTCGAGGACGAGTCAGGAAAGTGCTGGCGATTCCGCTACTCGTATTGGAACAGCAGCCAGAGCTACGTGCTGACCAAAGGCTGGAGCCGCTATGTTAAGGAGAAGAGGCTCGATGCTGGTGATGTCGTCTTGTTTGAACGACACCGTACCGACTGTGACCGATTGTTCATTGGGTGGAGACGACGTGGATCCGTGGCTGCGCATGATAGCAGCTGTGGTGCTGGTGGCAGTGGTGGAGGTGTGGTCGCACACAATAGTACTACAACTAGTGCTTGTGCTAGTGGGGCTGTTTCTGAAGCGTGGACCAGAGCGTTCTATAATACGCACCCTTATCCTacgcatcatcatcatcatcatcaacaacatcATAGTCAGCCCCTCCCATACCAACCTGACTCATGTCTTCATGCAG AGTCATCATCATCACaagttgagaatcaaacgaCGCCGGTTGGGAACTCGAAGATACTTAGGCTGTTTGGGGTGAACTTGGAGTGTCAGACTGAGGATGAATCAGTGCCGTCCGAACTGCCAGATCATGATCATAATCATGCCTCGTCAACTTACCAGCACTATTACCATCATCAACATGACAATTCTTCTTCAGTCCCTCATGATCACATG ATGAGAGATCGCCGAGGATAA
- the LOC142609847 gene encoding B3 domain-containing protein Os11g0156000-like isoform X2, which produces MSINHYSSDLPETLWWTQLQLQQYHHQQQSTFMDPNQNPFSSSSSLKPNLSWNPQLYHHQHHQTWLDSQNSQDPMFRNPNTPFNFNLNDENDNDEDLDDQNPTSQPQEFEQQQQQQQQPDDHQENEEEAAAQQKEHMFEKPLTPSDVGKLNRLVIPKQHAEKYFPLGGDSSDKGLLLSFEDESGKCWRFRYSYWNSSQSYVLTKGWSRYVKEKRLDAGDVVLFERHRTDCDRLFIGWRRRGSVAAHDSSCGAGGSGGGVVAHNSTTTSACASGAVSEAWTRAFYNTHPYPTHHHHHHQQHHSQPLPYQPDSCLHAESSSSQVENQTTPVGNSKILRLFGVNLECQTEDESVPSELPDHDHNHASSTYQHYYHHQHDNSSSVPHDHMDNSNVNQMRDRRG; this is translated from the exons ATGTCCATAAACCATTACTCTTCAGACCTTCCAGAAACACTTTGGTGGACTCAACTTCAACTCCAACAATATCATCACCAACAACAAAGCACTTTCATGGACCCAAATCAAAACCccttttcatcttcatcttctttaaaACCAAACCTTTCTTGGAACCCCCAACTCTATCATCACCAACACCACCAAACCTGGCTTGACTCTCAAAATTCCCAGGACCCAATGTTTCGAAACCCAAACACACCCTTCAACTTCAACCTCAACGATGAAAACGACAACGACGAAGACCTCGACGACCAAAACCCCACCAGTCAACCCCAAGAATtcgaacaacaacaacaacaacaacaacaacctgATGATCATCAGGAAAacgaagaagaagcagcagcgCAGCAAAAAGAACACATGTTCGAGAAGCCATTGACACCAAGCGACGTGGGCAAGCTGAACCGCCTCGTAATCCCAAAGCAACACGCGGAGAAGTACTTCCCACTCGGCGGCGACTCAAGCGACAAGGGGTTGCTACTGAGTTTCGAGGACGAGTCAGGAAAGTGCTGGCGATTCCGCTACTCGTATTGGAACAGCAGCCAGAGCTACGTGCTGACCAAAGGCTGGAGCCGCTATGTTAAGGAGAAGAGGCTCGATGCTGGTGATGTCGTCTTGTTTGAACGACACCGTACCGACTGTGACCGATTGTTCATTGGGTGGAGACGACGTGGATCCGTGGCTGCGCATGATAGCAGCTGTGGTGCTGGTGGCAGTGGTGGAGGTGTGGTCGCACACAATAGTACTACAACTAGTGCTTGTGCTAGTGGGGCTGTTTCTGAAGCGTGGACCAGAGCGTTCTATAATACGCACCCTTATCCTacgcatcatcatcatcatcatcaacaacatcATAGTCAGCCCCTCCCATACCAACCTGACTCATGTCTTCATGCAG AGTCATCATCATCACaagttgagaatcaaacgaCGCCGGTTGGGAACTCGAAGATACTTAGGCTGTTTGGGGTGAACTTGGAGTGTCAGACTGAGGATGAATCAGTGCCGTCCGAACTGCCAGATCATGATCATAATCATGCCTCGTCAACTTACCAGCACTATTACCATCATCAACATGACAATTCTTCTTCAGTCCCTCATGATCACATG GATAACTCTAATGTCAACCAGATGAGAGATCGCCGAGGATAA